DNA sequence from the Desulfovibrio legallii genome:
GCATGGGGATGTAAGTGATATCCGCGCACCAGACCTGATTGGGCCGTGTAATGACAACGTCGCGCAGTAAATACGGATAGCGGATGTGCTCCGGGTTGGGAATACTGGTTCTTGGTTTCCGATAAATCGGCGTTAAACCCATAAGTCGCATCAGGCGGTGGATGCGTTTTCTGCCGACGCCGTAGCCCAGTAACCGCAAATAATCACGCACCTGGCGCACGCCCCGAAATGGCCATTCGGTGAAAGCCCGGTCGATTTCCTGCATAAGCGACAGGTTGTACACCGACTCGCCCGTTTTTTCATAATACAGGCCGGAGCGGGCTATGCTGAGCAGCCGACACTGGCACACAATGCTGAGCTTGGCATGACCCGCTGCGACCATGCTTTGCCTGCGGGAAATGCTCACCGCTTCCCCCAGGCTTCTGCTAAAAAATCGCGTTCCACTGTCAGTTGGCCGATCTTGGCGTG
Encoded proteins:
- a CDS encoding DDE-type integrase/transposase/recombinase; its protein translation is MSISRRQSMVAAGHAKLSIVCQCRLLSIARSGLYYEKTGESVYNLSLMQEIDRAFTEWPFRGVRQVRDYLRLLGYGVGRKRIHRLMRLMGLTPIYRKPRTSIPNPEHIRYPYLLRDVVITRPNQVWCADITYIPMRKGFLYLVAVMDWHSKKVLSWRLSNTMDADFCVAALEEALAK